The Colletes latitarsis isolate SP2378_abdomen chromosome 1, iyColLati1, whole genome shotgun sequence genome has a segment encoding these proteins:
- the Eif4g gene encoding eukaryotic translation initiation factor 4 gamma isoform X6, whose amino-acid sequence MSTVVGSEFHVSGQNYGTQPGGQVGGGGGSVGVPGGRGPPPLSGLQSIGQSGAGIPPGGPAGGQAPPQTPAPGVQSQQPQGPAPTTTPPVHTPSPQEMGKQTHLQPQPQPLSQVYGPTQTRPTSQGYYQQGPRPQQPRGITHRGGQGGTGAQVVGMSGVGGGGGQPTAIYHPGGLPVQTGAMYQIPNLHSGPHQQSVYSMNSQIPIQVVFGGPPQRHQTHQSQSFYSPFQHSAFLTAQNMFGYGASAPNSHPYFWPAGQPANAPLNLNRPGASAVTGGAQHVTGPLAGAQGAPVVQQGTLQQPTQQAQPLPPMGISLSQTDVYSGHNGGATNTTNSTIKSRKPRGQNAITDIVDPTTGKNISDEIYKDNETIQSGDSSNRETPQPQNNGAEVQADFAARVAKTLVKVATEEPSSDSTVSTSVPNTPATQNVTQSLSNSQTNSNNDVNSQCSTSSPTQNTPNVTELCSQSLGTSSNVAQVDSSAVKTESKPLQITVKEFHPRGEIKSVVIEEPPPAVPRNVNKDDISAQLSAMTVTEVEAKSTSTSPTVTQAPVPLVTVPSTNVPEVPKPSVTAPSANPAPAREQFPNLSSKNSSSSPPRRKSQTHVHNQPTAATELHSSAKEQKEKKTREKSLSSRGATPTPAHNQSDHHPKANGDATGEKPEPESTRNEVQQQKSSDGKVMQKPKSKNRLKPRELNRKGAEKEGTDMDAFVNTAPQTKTEMKQDGKDTSTPKDINKETNRDLTKDIKEKDNYESKKEKEVTSVHPKTEKYVAPLSPEISKEYTPIQTTVIEKLSSNKETTKEPSPKIEDNNKSNVVCNVQVKSVPNDVVDHAKIKDEPDVEAIVAQKNEENSKVSAIRTPNEEKAAAVVPPVIEKSTESEPPAQTETPVTNQITLKYKYKEDQWSPLNKSGKKIYDRDFLINLKNDPNSKIKPSNLPDLDVVLKDGSKARTTIDIRQFKDHNMRGHDALFPGFIKPILNSRMVLQQPRKSTSGGKPAKPTKIHLSLSLREDVKLRETENAWRPTRIKGVNLTEEETKSEALYKKVRSVLNKLTPQKFDTLVNQVRALTIDTPERLQGVIDLVFEKAVDEPSFSIAYALMCKELALMEVSGLDKNVEKSEYSFSFKKLIITRCQKEFEKNSVNEETRSMKLKEIEECTDPDRKKDLQQALEDEERRIRIKSVGNIRFIGELYKQGMLTTKIMRRCVKQLLEQNDEDSLECLCKLLTTIGKDLEATGAVVGEMQDYFNKMQDIVARRSQGKVSSRIRFMLQDVIDLRANKWVPRRGDNTPKTIDEIQKEAESERLDSQLSNTPLNTPRKDERTSDRKRNRGVGQTDDAGWSQPVVRTRQPYSVETAKLKNKPPPMDDLQLGSRNTYMWKPPSNYGPKAMNSNKFACLENMSSLDQEKRMMSPQLSGSRSTGPTYGRDYKPSSYDGRSSRNGSHQLSSSSSSSRESSLLVDSTQNQSVSMPPPLKSLQSTSSSNKSITREEEFMKMLNKILKDYLKNTAVEKAALATQQNFENVLSKFVRELINFVLEKSPMERERVSYLLSHLISQNILSLQHLRTGFIEILDIIDDLLLDIPKIWSYLAEILAHPIEEEILPLIELKPLFDSLRSRRYVGKFLGELLSKLSRDKGPKWVAEKWDQSGLQLNNIIDTELEKVDKIIEDYNLDFCTGDYNSAKSSTNNQLTLQQIHNELRRLMKENSSFDDICKWIMKNVGDRVKEPEFIRVLTTAILETSMELVNNKWYLRTEILTNLEQFIRRFVDANESLELQCLYAIQLHLYKLQYPHGILFDIMTSLSDDNIISSDAFLTWKNSPEPAQREWHGVATMALTSFFTGLQEVDDASSVEDVSTGANQDRC is encoded by the exons gaTCAGAGTTTCATGTGTCTGGACAAAATTACGGCACCCAACCAGGGGGCCAGGTGGGCGGGGGAGGGGGTAGTGTAGGAGTACCTGGAGGCAGAGGGCCTCCACCACTTAGTGGCTTACAGTCCATAGGACAATCGGGAGCAGGTATACCGCCAGGAGGTCCTGCTGGAGGGCAAGCACCACCTCAAACTCCGGCACCCGGGGTACAATCACAACAGCCGCAAGGTCCGGCGCCCACTACGACACCCCCCGTGCATACCCCTTCGCCACAGGAAATGGGAAAACAGACCCATTTACAACCTCAACCACAACCTCTGTCACAAGTATATGGGCCTACACAAACGAGGCCGACCTCCCAA GGTTATTACCAACAAGGTCCACGACCGCAACAACCAAGGGGTATTACTCACAGGGGGGGTCAGGGAGGTACTGGCGCACAGGTAGTGGGAATGTCAGGAGTCGGTGGAGGTGGAGGTCAACCAACAGCAATTTATCATCCAGGTGGTTTGCCAGTTCAAACTGGAGCAATGTACCAAATCCCTAATCTTCATTCTGGACCACATCAGCAGTCCGTATACTCCATGAACAGTCAAATACCCATCCAGGTAGTA TTTGGTGGTCCACCTCAGAGGCATCAAACACATCAAAGTCAGTCATTTTATTCACCATTTCAACATTCTGCCTTTCTAACGGCACAAAATATGTTTGGATATGGTGCATCTGCACCAAACTCTCATCCTT ATTTCTGGCCCGCTGGGCAACCAGCGAATGCACCACTAAATTTAAATAGGCCAGGTGCAAGTGCTGTCACTGGTGGGGCACAACATGTTACAGGCCCGCTGGCCGGTGCCCAAGGAGCCCCAGTAGTACAACAAGGTACGCTTCAGCAACCTACACAACAAGCTCAGCCTTTACCCCCAATGGGTATATCTCTCTCTCAGACTG ATGTGTACTCAGGCCATAATGGTGGTGCAACAAATACGACGAATAGTACAATAAAGTCTCGGAAACCAAGAGGACAAAATGCTATTACTGATATTGTAGATCCGACAACTGGTAAAAATATTAGTGACGAAATTTACAAGGATAATGAAACTATTCAAAGTGGTGACTCTAGTAATCGTGAAACACCTCAGCCACAG AATAATGGCGCTGAGGTGCAAGCCGACTTTGCAGCGCGGGTTGCAAAAACTCTTGTGAAAGTCGCGACCGAAGAGCCCAGTTCCGACTCGACGGTATCGACTAGTGTACCAAATACACCTGCAACTCAAAATGTAACGCAAAGTTTATCTAATTCGCAAACAAATTCTAATAACGATGTGAACAGTCAGTGTAGTACCAGTTCACCAACGCAAAACACACCTAACGTAACCGAGTTATGTAGTCAATCGTTAGGTACTTCTAGTAACGTGGCTCAAGTAGACTCTAGTGCAGTGAAAACGGAGTCTAAACCATTGCAAATTACTGTGAAGGAATTTCACCCTCGTGGTGAAATAAAAAGTGTGGTTATCGAGGAACCACCACCAGCTGTACCGCGTAATGTAAACAAGGATGATATTTCTGCACAGTTATCCGCGATGACTGTAACTGAAGTTGAGGCGAAGAGTACGAGTACCTCGCCTACCGTGACACAGGCCCCAGTTCCCCTTGTGACCGTACCAAGTACGAATGTTCCAGAGGTCCCTAAACCGTCCGTCACTGCCCCAAGTGCTAACCCCGCTCCTGCCAGAGAACAGTTCCCTAATTTATCCAGTAAGAATTCATCGAGTTCACCACCTAGAAGGAAATCTCAGACTCATGTCCACAATCAACCTACTGCTGCAACAGAGCTGCATTCGAGTGCCAAAGagcagaaagagaagaaaactAGGGAGAAGAGCCTTAGTTCTAGAGGCGCTACTCCTACTCCTGCTCACAATCAGTCTGACCATCATCCGAAAGCTAATGGAGACGCAACTGGCGAGAAACCGGAACCTGAATCAACTCGAAATGAAGTTCAACAACAGAAGTCATCTGATG GTAAAGTCATGCAGAAGCCGAAAAGTAAAAATAGACTCAAACCCCGTGAACTTAATCGTAAAGGAGCGGAAAAAGAAGGCACAGATATGGATGCTTTCGTGAATACTGCTCCGCAAACGAAAACTGAGATGAAACAAGATGGTAAAGATACTTCAACACCAAAGGACATCAACAAGGAaacaaatcgagacctaacgaAAGATATTAAAGAGAAAGACAATTATGAATCAAAAAAGGAGAAAGAGGTTACTTCCGTTCATCCAAAGACGGAAAAGTACGTGGCACCTCTATCACCAGAAATTTCTAAAGAATATACTCCTATTCAAACAACTGTCATAGAGAAATTGTCAAGTAATAAAGAAACTACGAAGGAACCCTCCCCCAAAATAGAAGATAATAATAAGTCGAATGTTGTATGTAATGTGCAAGTAAAATCAGTTCCTAATGATGTGGTTGATCATGCAAAAAttaaggacgaacctgatgtggAGGCAATAGTAGCACAAAAGAATGAAGAAAATTCGAAGGTTTCGGCAATTCGAACCCCTAATGAAGAAAAGGCAGCAGCAGTAGTACCTCCAGTCATAGAAAAATCAACTGAAAGCGAACCACCGGCTCAAACAGAGACGCCAGTTACAAATCAAATAACCCTTAAATACAAATATAAGGAAGATCAATGGAGTCCTTTAAATAAGAGTGGTAAAAAAATTTATGATCGTGACTTTTTAATAAACTTGAAGAACGATCCCAATAGCAAAATCAAACCATCGAATTTGCCAGATTTAGACGTTGTTTTGAAAGATGGTTCAAAG GCACGTACTACTATCGACATTAGACAATTTAAGGATCACAACATGAGAGGGCATGATGCTCTATTTCCTGGGTTTATAAAACCAATTTTAAATTCACGTATGGTG CTACAACAACCTCGTAAGAGTACGTCAGGAGGAAAACCAGCAAAGCCAACAAAAATTCATCTGTCATTATCCCTCAGGGAAGATGTAAAGTTGAGAGAGACAGAAAATGCATGGAGACCAACAAGAATAAAAGGAGTTAATCTTACTgaagaagaaacaaaatccGAAGCTCTTTACAAGAAAGTTAGAAGTGTATTAAATAAACTTACTCCCCAGAAATTTGATACTTTAGTTAACCAAGTGCGTGCATTGACTATTGATACACCAGAACGTTTGCAAGGCGTTATCGATTTAGTCTTTGAAAAA GCTGTTGATGAACCAAGTTTCTCTATAGCGTATGCTTTGATGTGTAAAGAACTTGCGCTGATGGAAGTGTCAGGTTTAGATAAGAATGTTGAAAAATCAGAATATTCGTTCAGTTTCAAGAAGCTTATTATTACTCGTTGCCAAaaggaatttgaaaaaaattcagtaaatgaAGAAACGAGAAGTATGAAGCTTAAAGAAATTGAAGAATGTACAGATCCG GATAGGAAAAAAGATTTACAACAGGCTCTTGAGGATGAAGAACGCCGAATACGTATAAAATCAGTAGGAAACATACG ATTTATTGGTGAATTGTACAAACAAGGAATGTTGACAACTAAAATCATGCGTCGTTGTGTAAAACAATTACTAGAGCAAAACGATGAAGATAGTCTTGAATGTTTATGCAAGTTATTAACAACGATTGGGAAAGATTTGGAAGCAACAGGAGCTGTAGTAGGA GAAATGCAAgattatttcaataaaatgcaAGATATTGTTGCACGCCGATCTCAAGGGAAAGTTAGTTCTAGAATTCGTTTTATGCTGCAAGATGTTATAGATTTAAGAGCAAATAAATGGGTTCCAAGAAGGGGTGATAATACTCCTAAAACAATAGATGAAATTCAAAAGGAAGCAGAATCTGAAAGATTAGATAGCCAATTGAGTAATACTCCTTTGAATACACCTCGAAAAGACGAACGTACTAGTGATAGAAAAAGGAATC GTGGTGTTGGTCAAACTGATGATGCTGGTTGGAGTCAACCAGTTGTAAGAACCAGACAACCATATTCTGTGGAAACAGCAAAACTGAAAAATAAACCT CCTCCAATGGATGATCTGCAATTAGGAAGCAGAAACACGTACATGTGGAAACCGCCTTCGAATTATGGTCCAAAGGCAATGAATTCAAATAAATTTGCATGTTTAGAAAATATGTCCAGCTTAGATCAAGAAAAACGAATGATGTCTCCACAACTCTCTGG GTCGAGATCCACTGGTCCTACATATGGTCGAGACTACAAACCTTCTTCGTATG ATGGTAGGAGTTCGCGCAATGGTAGTCATCAATTAAGCAGTTCTTCATCGTCGAGTAGAGAAAGCTCGTTATTAGTAGATAGTACACAGAATCAAAGTGTTTCTATGCCACCACCGCTAAAATCCTTGCAATCTACCTCTAGTAGTAATAAATCTATAACAAGAGAAGAGGAGTTCATGAAAATGTTGAATAAGATATTAAAAGACTATCTTAAAAATACTGCTGTCGAA AAAGCTGCATTGGCTACTCAGCAGAACTTCGAAAATGTATTATCAAAATTCGTACGTGAATTGATCAACTTTGTCCTTGAAAAATCACCTATGGAAAGAGAACGCGTCTCGTATCTTCTGTCGCATTTAATCAGTCAAAACATTTTGTCTTTACAGCATCTTAGAACTGG GTTCATTGAAATATTGGATATAATCGATGATCTTTTGCTCGACATACCCAAAATTTGGTCCTATCTGGCGGAAATACTGG CACATCCAATCGAAGAAGAAATACTTCCTTTGATAGAATTGAAACCTTTATTTGATAGTTTAAGAAGTCGAAGATATGTAGGCAAATTTCTTGGGGAACTGTTATCAAAACTATCCCGAGATAAAGGGCCTAAATGGGTTGCAGAGAAATGGGACCAAAGTGGActtcaattaaataatataattgatACAGAACTTGAAAAAGTTGACAAAATTATTGAAGACTAT aacttAGACTTCTGCACTGGTGATTATAATAGTGCCAAAAGCTCGACTAATAATCAACTCACATTACAACAAATTCATAATGAACTTAGAAGACTCATGAAGGAAAATAGTAGTTTCGATGATATTTGTAAATGGATAATG AAGAATGTAGGTGATCGAGTCAAGGAGCCAGAGTTCATTCGAGTATTAACAACTGCCATTTTAGAGACGTCCATGG AATTAGTCAACAACAAGTGGTATCTCAGAACTGAGATTCTTACTAATTTGGAACAATTCATTCGCCGGTTTGTTGATGCAAACGAGTCCCTAGAATTACAATGTCTTTATGCAATTCAACTTCATTTGTATAAACTACAATATCCACATG GGATTCTCTTTGATATTATGACAAGCTTGTCAGAcgataatataatttcaagcgACGCGTTCCTGACGTGGAAAAATAGCCCAGAGCCAGCTCAACGCGAATGGCATGGTGTTGCGACGATGGCACTAACATCGTTTTTCACTGGCTTACAAGAAGTTGATGATGCTTCCAGTGTAGAAGACGTATCGACTGGCGCGAATCAAGATCGTTGTTGA
- the Eif4g gene encoding eukaryotic translation initiation factor 4 gamma isoform X4, with translation MSMPTKGKHHHLPHHHHHSQQPHHNPPQHQPQLLVNVNQQSVHSPQAYSTVVTANAPRFVPNAGSEFHVSGQNYGTQPGGQVGGGGGSVGVPGGRGPPPLSGLQSIGQSGAGIPPGGPAGGQAPPQTPAPGVQSQQPQGPAPTTTPPVHTPSPQEMGKQTHLQPQPQPLSQVYGPTQTRPTSQGYYQQGPRPQQPRGITHRGGQGGTGAQVVGMSGVGGGGGQPTAIYHPGGLPVQTGAMYQIPNLHSGPHQQSVYSMNSQIPIQVVFGGPPQRHQTHQSQSFYSPFQHSAFLTAQNMFGYGASAPNSHPYFWPAGQPANAPLNLNRPGASAVTGGAQHVTGPLAGAQGAPVVQQGTLQQPTQQAQPLPPMGISLSQTDVYSGHNGGATNTTNSTIKSRKPRGQNAITDIVDPTTGKNISDEIYKDNETIQSGDSSNRETPQPQNNGAEVQADFAARVAKTLVKVATEEPSSDSTVSTSVPNTPATQNVTQSLSNSQTNSNNDVNSQCSTSSPTQNTPNVTELCSQSLGTSSNVAQVDSSAVKTESKPLQITVKEFHPRGEIKSVVIEEPPPAVPRNVNKDDISAQLSAMTVTEVEAKSTSTSPTVTQAPVPLVTVPSTNVPEVPKPSVTAPSANPAPAREQFPNLSSKNSSSSPPRRKSQTHVHNQPTAATELHSSAKEQKEKKTREKSLSSRGATPTPAHNQSDHHPKANGDATGEKPEPESTRNEVQQQKSSDGKVMQKPKSKNRLKPRELNRKGAEKEGTDMDAFVNTAPQTKTEMKQDGKDTSTPKDINKETNRDLTKDIKEKDNYESKKEKEVTSVHPKTEKYVAPLSPEISKEYTPIQTTVIEKLSSNKETTKEPSPKIEDNNKSNVVCNVQVKSVPNDVVDHAKIKDEPDVEAIVAQKNEENSKVSAIRTPNEEKAAAVVPPVIEKSTESEPPAQTETPVTNQITLKYKYKEDQWSPLNKSGKKIYDRDFLINLKNDPNSKIKPSNLPDLDVVLKDGSKARTTIDIRQFKDHNMRGHDALFPGFIKPILNSRMVLQQPRKSTSGGKPAKPTKIHLSLSLREDVKLRETENAWRPTRIKGVNLTEEETKSEALYKKVRSVLNKLTPQKFDTLVNQVRALTIDTPERLQGVIDLVFEKAVDEPSFSIAYALMCKELALMEVSGLDKNVEKSEYSFSFKKLIITRCQKEFEKNSVNEETRSMKLKEIEECTDPDRKKDLQQALEDEERRIRIKSVGNIRFIGELYKQGMLTTKIMRRCVKQLLEQNDEDSLECLCKLLTTIGKDLEATGAVVGEMQDYFNKMQDIVARRSQGKVSSRIRFMLQDVIDLRANKWVPRRGDNTPKTIDEIQKEAESERLDSQLSNTPLNTPRKDERTSDRKRNRGVGQTDDAGWSQPVVRTRQPYSVETAKLKNKPPPMDDLQLGSRNTYMWKPPSNYGPKAMNSNKFACLENMSSLDQEKRMMSPQLSGSRSTGPTYGRDYKPSSYDGRSSRNGSHQLSSSSSSSRESSLLVDSTQNQSVSMPPPLKSLQSTSSSNKSITREEEFMKMLNKILKDYLKNTAVEKAALATQQNFENVLSKFVRELINFVLEKSPMERERVSYLLSHLISQNILSLQHLRTGFIEILDIIDDLLLDIPKIWSYLAEILAHPIEEEILPLIELKPLFDSLRSRRYVGKFLGELLSKLSRDKGPKWVAEKWDQSGLQLNNIIDTELEKVDKIIEDYNLDFCTGDYNSAKSSTNNQLTLQQIHNELRRLMKENSSFDDICKWIMKNVGDRVKEPEFIRVLTTAILETSMELVNNKWYLRTEILTNLEQFIRRFVDANESLELQCLYAIQLHLYKLQYPHGILFDIMTSLSDDNIISSDAFLTWKNSPEPAQREWHGVATMALTSFFTGLQEVDDASSVEDVSTGANQDRC, from the exons gaTCAGAGTTTCATGTGTCTGGACAAAATTACGGCACCCAACCAGGGGGCCAGGTGGGCGGGGGAGGGGGTAGTGTAGGAGTACCTGGAGGCAGAGGGCCTCCACCACTTAGTGGCTTACAGTCCATAGGACAATCGGGAGCAGGTATACCGCCAGGAGGTCCTGCTGGAGGGCAAGCACCACCTCAAACTCCGGCACCCGGGGTACAATCACAACAGCCGCAAGGTCCGGCGCCCACTACGACACCCCCCGTGCATACCCCTTCGCCACAGGAAATGGGAAAACAGACCCATTTACAACCTCAACCACAACCTCTGTCACAAGTATATGGGCCTACACAAACGAGGCCGACCTCCCAA GGTTATTACCAACAAGGTCCACGACCGCAACAACCAAGGGGTATTACTCACAGGGGGGGTCAGGGAGGTACTGGCGCACAGGTAGTGGGAATGTCAGGAGTCGGTGGAGGTGGAGGTCAACCAACAGCAATTTATCATCCAGGTGGTTTGCCAGTTCAAACTGGAGCAATGTACCAAATCCCTAATCTTCATTCTGGACCACATCAGCAGTCCGTATACTCCATGAACAGTCAAATACCCATCCAGGTAGTA TTTGGTGGTCCACCTCAGAGGCATCAAACACATCAAAGTCAGTCATTTTATTCACCATTTCAACATTCTGCCTTTCTAACGGCACAAAATATGTTTGGATATGGTGCATCTGCACCAAACTCTCATCCTT ATTTCTGGCCCGCTGGGCAACCAGCGAATGCACCACTAAATTTAAATAGGCCAGGTGCAAGTGCTGTCACTGGTGGGGCACAACATGTTACAGGCCCGCTGGCCGGTGCCCAAGGAGCCCCAGTAGTACAACAAGGTACGCTTCAGCAACCTACACAACAAGCTCAGCCTTTACCCCCAATGGGTATATCTCTCTCTCAGACTG ATGTGTACTCAGGCCATAATGGTGGTGCAACAAATACGACGAATAGTACAATAAAGTCTCGGAAACCAAGAGGACAAAATGCTATTACTGATATTGTAGATCCGACAACTGGTAAAAATATTAGTGACGAAATTTACAAGGATAATGAAACTATTCAAAGTGGTGACTCTAGTAATCGTGAAACACCTCAGCCACAG AATAATGGCGCTGAGGTGCAAGCCGACTTTGCAGCGCGGGTTGCAAAAACTCTTGTGAAAGTCGCGACCGAAGAGCCCAGTTCCGACTCGACGGTATCGACTAGTGTACCAAATACACCTGCAACTCAAAATGTAACGCAAAGTTTATCTAATTCGCAAACAAATTCTAATAACGATGTGAACAGTCAGTGTAGTACCAGTTCACCAACGCAAAACACACCTAACGTAACCGAGTTATGTAGTCAATCGTTAGGTACTTCTAGTAACGTGGCTCAAGTAGACTCTAGTGCAGTGAAAACGGAGTCTAAACCATTGCAAATTACTGTGAAGGAATTTCACCCTCGTGGTGAAATAAAAAGTGTGGTTATCGAGGAACCACCACCAGCTGTACCGCGTAATGTAAACAAGGATGATATTTCTGCACAGTTATCCGCGATGACTGTAACTGAAGTTGAGGCGAAGAGTACGAGTACCTCGCCTACCGTGACACAGGCCCCAGTTCCCCTTGTGACCGTACCAAGTACGAATGTTCCAGAGGTCCCTAAACCGTCCGTCACTGCCCCAAGTGCTAACCCCGCTCCTGCCAGAGAACAGTTCCCTAATTTATCCAGTAAGAATTCATCGAGTTCACCACCTAGAAGGAAATCTCAGACTCATGTCCACAATCAACCTACTGCTGCAACAGAGCTGCATTCGAGTGCCAAAGagcagaaagagaagaaaactAGGGAGAAGAGCCTTAGTTCTAGAGGCGCTACTCCTACTCCTGCTCACAATCAGTCTGACCATCATCCGAAAGCTAATGGAGACGCAACTGGCGAGAAACCGGAACCTGAATCAACTCGAAATGAAGTTCAACAACAGAAGTCATCTGATG GTAAAGTCATGCAGAAGCCGAAAAGTAAAAATAGACTCAAACCCCGTGAACTTAATCGTAAAGGAGCGGAAAAAGAAGGCACAGATATGGATGCTTTCGTGAATACTGCTCCGCAAACGAAAACTGAGATGAAACAAGATGGTAAAGATACTTCAACACCAAAGGACATCAACAAGGAaacaaatcgagacctaacgaAAGATATTAAAGAGAAAGACAATTATGAATCAAAAAAGGAGAAAGAGGTTACTTCCGTTCATCCAAAGACGGAAAAGTACGTGGCACCTCTATCACCAGAAATTTCTAAAGAATATACTCCTATTCAAACAACTGTCATAGAGAAATTGTCAAGTAATAAAGAAACTACGAAGGAACCCTCCCCCAAAATAGAAGATAATAATAAGTCGAATGTTGTATGTAATGTGCAAGTAAAATCAGTTCCTAATGATGTGGTTGATCATGCAAAAAttaaggacgaacctgatgtggAGGCAATAGTAGCACAAAAGAATGAAGAAAATTCGAAGGTTTCGGCAATTCGAACCCCTAATGAAGAAAAGGCAGCAGCAGTAGTACCTCCAGTCATAGAAAAATCAACTGAAAGCGAACCACCGGCTCAAACAGAGACGCCAGTTACAAATCAAATAACCCTTAAATACAAATATAAGGAAGATCAATGGAGTCCTTTAAATAAGAGTGGTAAAAAAATTTATGATCGTGACTTTTTAATAAACTTGAAGAACGATCCCAATAGCAAAATCAAACCATCGAATTTGCCAGATTTAGACGTTGTTTTGAAAGATGGTTCAAAG GCACGTACTACTATCGACATTAGACAATTTAAGGATCACAACATGAGAGGGCATGATGCTCTATTTCCTGGGTTTATAAAACCAATTTTAAATTCACGTATGGTG CTACAACAACCTCGTAAGAGTACGTCAGGAGGAAAACCAGCAAAGCCAACAAAAATTCATCTGTCATTATCCCTCAGGGAAGATGTAAAGTTGAGAGAGACAGAAAATGCATGGAGACCAACAAGAATAAAAGGAGTTAATCTTACTgaagaagaaacaaaatccGAAGCTCTTTACAAGAAAGTTAGAAGTGTATTAAATAAACTTACTCCCCAGAAATTTGATACTTTAGTTAACCAAGTGCGTGCATTGACTATTGATACACCAGAACGTTTGCAAGGCGTTATCGATTTAGTCTTTGAAAAA GCTGTTGATGAACCAAGTTTCTCTATAGCGTATGCTTTGATGTGTAAAGAACTTGCGCTGATGGAAGTGTCAGGTTTAGATAAGAATGTTGAAAAATCAGAATATTCGTTCAGTTTCAAGAAGCTTATTATTACTCGTTGCCAAaaggaatttgaaaaaaattcagtaaatgaAGAAACGAGAAGTATGAAGCTTAAAGAAATTGAAGAATGTACAGATCCG GATAGGAAAAAAGATTTACAACAGGCTCTTGAGGATGAAGAACGCCGAATACGTATAAAATCAGTAGGAAACATACG ATTTATTGGTGAATTGTACAAACAAGGAATGTTGACAACTAAAATCATGCGTCGTTGTGTAAAACAATTACTAGAGCAAAACGATGAAGATAGTCTTGAATGTTTATGCAAGTTATTAACAACGATTGGGAAAGATTTGGAAGCAACAGGAGCTGTAGTAGGA GAAATGCAAgattatttcaataaaatgcaAGATATTGTTGCACGCCGATCTCAAGGGAAAGTTAGTTCTAGAATTCGTTTTATGCTGCAAGATGTTATAGATTTAAGAGCAAATAAATGGGTTCCAAGAAGGGGTGATAATACTCCTAAAACAATAGATGAAATTCAAAAGGAAGCAGAATCTGAAAGATTAGATAGCCAATTGAGTAATACTCCTTTGAATACACCTCGAAAAGACGAACGTACTAGTGATAGAAAAAGGAATC GTGGTGTTGGTCAAACTGATGATGCTGGTTGGAGTCAACCAGTTGTAAGAACCAGACAACCATATTCTGTGGAAACAGCAAAACTGAAAAATAAACCT CCTCCAATGGATGATCTGCAATTAGGAAGCAGAAACACGTACATGTGGAAACCGCCTTCGAATTATGGTCCAAAGGCAATGAATTCAAATAAATTTGCATGTTTAGAAAATATGTCCAGCTTAGATCAAGAAAAACGAATGATGTCTCCACAACTCTCTGG GTCGAGATCCACTGGTCCTACATATGGTCGAGACTACAAACCTTCTTCGTATG ATGGTAGGAGTTCGCGCAATGGTAGTCATCAATTAAGCAGTTCTTCATCGTCGAGTAGAGAAAGCTCGTTATTAGTAGATAGTACACAGAATCAAAGTGTTTCTATGCCACCACCGCTAAAATCCTTGCAATCTACCTCTAGTAGTAATAAATCTATAACAAGAGAAGAGGAGTTCATGAAAATGTTGAATAAGATATTAAAAGACTATCTTAAAAATACTGCTGTCGAA AAAGCTGCATTGGCTACTCAGCAGAACTTCGAAAATGTATTATCAAAATTCGTACGTGAATTGATCAACTTTGTCCTTGAAAAATCACCTATGGAAAGAGAACGCGTCTCGTATCTTCTGTCGCATTTAATCAGTCAAAACATTTTGTCTTTACAGCATCTTAGAACTGG GTTCATTGAAATATTGGATATAATCGATGATCTTTTGCTCGACATACCCAAAATTTGGTCCTATCTGGCGGAAATACTGG CACATCCAATCGAAGAAGAAATACTTCCTTTGATAGAATTGAAACCTTTATTTGATAGTTTAAGAAGTCGAAGATATGTAGGCAAATTTCTTGGGGAACTGTTATCAAAACTATCCCGAGATAAAGGGCCTAAATGGGTTGCAGAGAAATGGGACCAAAGTGGActtcaattaaataatataattgatACAGAACTTGAAAAAGTTGACAAAATTATTGAAGACTAT aacttAGACTTCTGCACTGGTGATTATAATAGTGCCAAAAGCTCGACTAATAATCAACTCACATTACAACAAATTCATAATGAACTTAGAAGACTCATGAAGGAAAATAGTAGTTTCGATGATATTTGTAAATGGATAATG AAGAATGTAGGTGATCGAGTCAAGGAGCCAGAGTTCATTCGAGTATTAACAACTGCCATTTTAGAGACGTCCATGG AATTAGTCAACAACAAGTGGTATCTCAGAACTGAGATTCTTACTAATTTGGAACAATTCATTCGCCGGTTTGTTGATGCAAACGAGTCCCTAGAATTACAATGTCTTTATGCAATTCAACTTCATTTGTATAAACTACAATATCCACATG GGATTCTCTTTGATATTATGACAAGCTTGTCAGAcgataatataatttcaagcgACGCGTTCCTGACGTGGAAAAATAGCCCAGAGCCAGCTCAACGCGAATGGCATGGTGTTGCGACGATGGCACTAACATCGTTTTTCACTGGCTTACAAGAAGTTGATGATGCTTCCAGTGTAGAAGACGTATCGACTGGCGCGAATCAAGATCGTTGTTGA